The Salvelinus sp. IW2-2015 linkage group LG6.2, ASM291031v2, whole genome shotgun sequence genome window below encodes:
- the ap1ar gene encoding AP-1 complex-associated regulatory protein isoform X2 has translation MGNCWAYCSGIFRREANIIQRGGGSKYFRSSTTGEHYTIEFENLVESDEAESPQSCPRPISEDEIIHLKEHRYAAISDQQTLIDEKLQAELLAQEEKLRLEEEARNAAQREAARLARERKLKELAQRKKSKAEVQGGAAHPRKHGSGEDFDVYLQNVKVMSEAFRSSRLSSETNVITPNTESSWDFNTKTRSTNDDGTSLDLEWEDEEGMNQVVPAWERSKTEEDILRAALRPGKKQTTSGTASASEDSNALEWENDFVSAHGEDNAEDNAEDSEYECFVNPVMDMHTPSEVTPPVEITAPETEKR, from the exons GTCAAAATACTTTAGAAGCAGTACAACTGGGGAACATTACACAATAGAG TTTGAAAACCTTGTTGAGAGTGATGAG GCAGAGAGCCCACAAAGCTGTCCCAG GCCTATCAGTGAAGATGAGATCATCCACCTCAAAGAGCACCGGTATGCTGCAATTTCCGATCAGCAGACCTTGATAGATGAGAAGTTGCAAGCAGAG TTATTAGCACAAGAGGAGAAGTTAAGGCTAGAAGAGGAGGCTAGAAATGCTGCCCAGCGTGAGGCCGCCAGGCTGGCACGCGAGCGAAAGCTAAAGGAG CTTGCACAACGGAAAAAAAGCAAGGCAGAAGTCCAAGGTGGCGCAGCCCATCCAAGAAA GCATGGCTCAGGTGAAGACTTTGATGTCTACCTACAGAATGTGAAAGTCATGTCAGAAGCCTTCAGGAGTAGCA GGCTGTCCTCTGAGACTAATGTGATCACTCCCAACACGGAGAGCAGCTGGGACTTCAACACCAAGACCCGCTCCACCAACGATGACGGAACCTCACTGGACCTGGAGTGGGAGGACGAGGAAG GGATGAACCAGGTGGTCCCAGCGTGGGAGAGGTCTAAAACSGAGGAGGACATACTCCGGGCAGCACTCCGGCCGGGCAAGAAGCAGACGACCAGCGGTACGGCCTCCGCCTCTGAGGACTCCAACGCCCTGGAGTGGGAGAACGACTTTGTGAGCGCTCAYGGCGAAGATAATGCTGAGGACAATGCAGAGGACTCTGAATACGAGTGCTTTGTCAACCCTGTCATGGATATGCACACCCCATCTGAGGTAACACCACCGGTAGAGATAACTGCACCGGAGACTGAGAAGAGATAG
- the ap1ar gene encoding AP-1 complex-associated regulatory protein isoform X1, translating into MGNCWAYCSGIFRREANIIQRGGGSKYFRSSTTGEHYTIEFENLVESDEAESPQSCPRPISEDEIIHLKEHRYAAISDQQTLIDEKLQAELLAQEEKLRLEEEARNAAQREAARLARERKLKEQQLAQRKKSKAEVQGGAAHPRKHGSGEDFDVYLQNVKVMSEAFRSSRLSSETNVITPNTESSWDFNTKTRSTNDDGTSLDLEWEDEEGMNQVVPAWERSKTEEDILRAALRPGKKQTTSGTASASEDSNALEWENDFVSAHGEDNAEDNAEDSEYECFVNPVMDMHTPSEVTPPVEITAPETEKR; encoded by the exons GTCAAAATACTTTAGAAGCAGTACAACTGGGGAACATTACACAATAGAG TTTGAAAACCTTGTTGAGAGTGATGAG GCAGAGAGCCCACAAAGCTGTCCCAG GCCTATCAGTGAAGATGAGATCATCCACCTCAAAGAGCACCGGTATGCTGCAATTTCCGATCAGCAGACCTTGATAGATGAGAAGTTGCAAGCAGAG TTATTAGCACAAGAGGAGAAGTTAAGGCTAGAAGAGGAGGCTAGAAATGCTGCCCAGCGTGAGGCCGCCAGGCTGGCACGCGAGCGAAAGCTAAAGGAG CAACAGCTTGCACAACGGAAAAAAAGCAAGGCAGAAGTCCAAGGTGGCGCAGCCCATCCAAGAAA GCATGGCTCAGGTGAAGACTTTGATGTCTACCTACAGAATGTGAAAGTCATGTCAGAAGCCTTCAGGAGTAGCA GGCTGTCCTCTGAGACTAATGTGATCACTCCCAACACGGAGAGCAGCTGGGACTTCAACACCAAGACCCGCTCCACCAACGATGACGGAACCTCACTGGACCTGGAGTGGGAGGACGAGGAAG GGATGAACCAGGTGGTCCCAGCGTGGGAGAGGTCTAAAACSGAGGAGGACATACTCCGGGCAGCACTCCGGCCGGGCAAGAAGCAGACGACCAGCGGTACGGCCTCCGCCTCTGAGGACTCCAACGCCCTGGAGTGGGAGAACGACTTTGTGAGCGCTCAYGGCGAAGATAATGCTGAGGACAATGCAGAGGACTCTGAATACGAGTGCTTTGTCAACCCTGTCATGGATATGCACACCCCATCTGAGGTAACACCACCGGTAGAGATAACTGCACCGGAGACTGAGAAGAGATAG